A single Montipora foliosa isolate CH-2021 chromosome 7, ASM3666993v2, whole genome shotgun sequence DNA region contains:
- the LOC138009765 gene encoding uncharacterized protein, with translation MKGPAKKGKKSSAFRESFGKLGELRSFCKQGTPVGALTGTADETTQTTIKEVLCMKTNCRTIYVSPNRLNLRFSVEKVKKDAQSKELKWLVNLIKDKRISCPKTIIFCNTMNEISVVVNHLISELGKWVFYPEYSPVQGNCLLGIYHSNSWQSTKDRVLSQFKTDGVKRVLVSTTALCMGVNIPDVRKEERAGREVGMARNLMSLLSIMDSRLDIVNKM, from the exons ATGAAGGG ACCAGCAAAGAAAGGCAAGAAATCCAGTGCTTTTCGTGAATCGTTTGGAAAACTTGGAGAACTACGTTCCTTTTGCAAGCAAG GTACTCCTGTGGGTGCCCTTACTGGGACTGCTGATGAAACAACACAGACAACAATAAAGGAAGTGCTGTGCATGAAAACCAATTGCAGAACCATATATGTCAGTCCCAATCGGCTCAACTTGCGATTTTCTGTTGAAAAGGTAAAAAAGGATGCTCAGTCAAAAGAACTAAAGTGGCTTGTGAACTTAATCAAAGACAAGAGAATCAGTTGTCCAAAGACAATAATTTTTTGCAACACCATGAATGAGATTTCTGTTGTAGTAAATCATTTAATATCAGAGCTAGGAAAGTGGGTGTTTTACCCAGAGTATTCTCCTGTGCAAGGTAACTGCCTGCTAGGCATTTATCATTCTAATTCCTGGCAAAGCACTAAGGATCGAGTTCTCTCTCAGTTTAAGACTGATGGAGTGAAGCGTGTTCTAGTTTCAACAACTGCCTTGTGCATGGGAGTGAATATCCCTGATGTCAGAAAGGAAGAAAGGGCAGGAAGGGAGGTCGGGATGGCAAGAAATCTCATGTCCTTATTATCTATCATGGACAGCAGGCTGGACATTGTGAACAAGATGTGA
- the LOC138010315 gene encoding ATP-dependent DNA helicase RecQ-like, which translates to MADSLTFDAGLEESLLFLSELGMSRQLHHEQKEPISTLVHGSNLLAVLSTGFGKSFTFQLLIRVQEILSSKPACAIVVCPLKSIVQDQLIQASSMGLSTTSLASARIGDVENGKYQLIFASAEEILTNPFLSSLKKSSSPLHENLAAIIVDESHTVETWTGQRFVLV; encoded by the coding sequence ATGGCGGACTCGCTAACTTTCGATGCTGGACTTGAAGAATCTCTTTTATTTCTCTCCGAGCTGGGTATGTCGCGTCAATTACACCACGAACAAAAAGAACCAATCTCAACGCTTGTTCATGGGAGCAATTTATTGGCAGTTCTTTCTACAGGCTTTGGAAAAAGCTTCACCTTTCAGTTGTTGATTCGTGTCCAAGAAATATTGTCGTCGAAACCTGCGTGCGCGATTGTTGTTTGTCCGCTGAAAAGCATCGTTCAAGACCAGTTAATTCAAGCTTCTTCGATGGGATTATCGACCACATCACTTGCAAGTGCAAGAATAGGGGATGTAGAAAACGGAAAATACCAGCTGATCTTTGCGTCCGCAGAGGAAATATTAACGAATCCCTTCCTCTCTTCACTCAAAAAGAGCAGctcgccgttgcacgaaaaccTTGCCGCAATAATTGTTGACGAGTCACATACTGTGGAAACTTGGACCGGACAAAGGTTTGTTCTTGTGTAA